The nucleotide sequence TCCAAAAGCAGGTATCACAAGATCCCAATCTTTAGAAACAGCCTTTGAAAACTCATAGGACTCAGCGTCCATTGAACATGCCAAAGTCAGTATTTCTTCCTTTTTTATTATCTCAAGGGCGACATGAAGGTTGTCTTCAAATTGCTCCAAATGAGTATGGGCATCTATATACATTGTTCCTCCAATATCTGGCTGCTCCAATATAAAAAAGCACTGTAAAATTACAGTGCTTGGGCGAACGTCCATTAAAGCTTTCCTCCGGCAGTTTTAACCGCATCAGGTTCAAAGGGTTAAAGTTCAACTTTTCTCAGCCTTTTAGGCACCCCCAGCACATTTCATTATTGTGTTAGAGTCAGTATATCACATGATAATCCTTTATACAAGCACCCACTCTTATTAACTAATCTCTTAAATCTGTGTTTATTTTTGTATATTTACACATCATATTGACATGTCTGCGATTAAAGTCTAGAATGATATCGCGCATATTGCATGCAAAGCATTGTTTTTAAGCACGAGCCTTCAAATTAATTCCACAAGGAGATGTTTTAATGTTCCGTCCAAAGCTTTTCACTTTAATAAGCACTAAAAACCCCTCCCTAAATAAAAACCAAATAACAAAGGATATCGTTTCAGGCATAATAGTGGCAATTATTGCTCTGCCTTTATCCATAGCACTAGGGATCGCTTCAGGCGTAGAACCTGAAAAAGGTTTGATAACTGCTGTTATAGCAGGATTTTTGATATCTTTTTTAGGCGGCAGCCGTGTGCAGATCGGCGGCCCTACAGGGGCATTTGTCATTATAGTTTACGGCGTCATTGCTCAGTTCGGCATCGAGGGGCTTACTATTGCTACAATTATGGCAGGTGTTTTCATGATTCTCTTCGGACTTATGCAGTTTGGAAGCATAATCAGATATATCCCCTACCCTATCACTACAGGTTTTACATCGGGAATCGCTGTAGTTTTATTTTCTACCCAAGTAAAGGATTTTTTAGGTCTTGAAATTGTCAACGTCCCTTCTGAATTCTTTGAAAAGTGGCACTCCTATATATCCAATATACATACCTTAAGCCTACCTACAGTATCCGTCGGACTCTTGTCCCTGTTGATAATAGTTTTATGGCCAAAAATAAACAAGACTATTCCCGGATCCTTGATAGCTCTTGTAATCTCTACAGGTATCGTTGCCGCATTCAATCTTCCCGTCTTAACAATCGGAGATCATTTCGGAGAAATTTCAAGCAAGATAACACTTATTGATCTTACAGCCATTGAAATCTCTATACCAATCATTAGAAACTTGATCCCCCCTGCCCTGACCATTGCATTTCTTGCCAGCATCGAGTCCCTGCTCTCAGCTGTGGTGGCAGATGGAATGATCGGCAAGAAACACAGATCAAATACAGAGTTGATAGCCCAGGGAATCGCAAATATCGGCTCGGCCGTTTTTGGTGGCATACCGGCAACGGGAGCTATAGCCCGAACTGCAGCAAATGTGAAAAATGGCGGCAGGACTCCTATCGCCGGAATAGTCCACGCTCTTTTTTTGCTTCTTATAATGCAGATTTTCATGCCTTTAGCAAAACTTATACCTATGACTTCTCTGGGTGCGATACTTTTAGTAGTTGCTTACAACATGAGCGAGTGGCGCTCATTCAAAGGGCTTTTGCGTTCTACTAAAAGCGACGTGACCGTTTTGCTTCTCACTTTTATCTTAACTGTGGTTTTCGACCTTATAATAGCTATCCAAATTGGCATGCTT is from Alkalibacter saccharofermentans DSM 14828 and encodes:
- a CDS encoding SulP family inorganic anion transporter; translation: MFRPKLFTLISTKNPSLNKNQITKDIVSGIIVAIIALPLSIALGIASGVEPEKGLITAVIAGFLISFLGGSRVQIGGPTGAFVIIVYGVIAQFGIEGLTIATIMAGVFMILFGLMQFGSIIRYIPYPITTGFTSGIAVVLFSTQVKDFLGLEIVNVPSEFFEKWHSYISNIHTLSLPTVSVGLLSLLIIVLWPKINKTIPGSLIALVISTGIVAAFNLPVLTIGDHFGEISSKITLIDLTAIEISIPIIRNLIPPALTIAFLASIESLLSAVVADGMIGKKHRSNTELIAQGIANIGSAVFGGIPATGAIARTAANVKNGGRTPIAGIVHALFLLLIMQIFMPLAKLIPMTSLGAILLVVAYNMSEWRSFKGLLRSTKSDVTVLLLTFILTVVFDLIIAIQIGMLAAMFLFIRRMADSTQVANTALMYKNILDDEHDENMETDSTSHDYLGSKILVYDINGPLFFGAANTFLDILNELKTHTEFLILKMNNVPNMDATALDALKRIHKRCVKEKTALYYCGVNEQPLKILRVSGYIDDVGEYNFFDDVKDAVKSAALKVSNL